One genomic window of Tachypleus tridentatus isolate NWPU-2018 chromosome 12, ASM421037v1, whole genome shotgun sequence includes the following:
- the LOC143233597 gene encoding uncharacterized protein LOC143233597 codes for MPELIRNNLPRGFTIMRKYFLLPHLLCCMQVLLVIFNTAVPVCDCHTTLWNISPKRFNVGSSKNSNINHANPSSIYGKPRTQTVDEESVAISEPSSIITSYRRRHGSSPQAFQISKKDIMPFSLEDAISSGYFTQAWPISIKSPVKTKIHISYEADRTDDGQSRYQSYAPSTSSHPLGSINNHNVRFRLRPSGFQSSLGDSETFLPSKGFTPEPQDYSWNDNYYYYDWPFHSHNTDSDGKGTIGGSIGGSLEGSNPGTDNDMMVYDKAGGPSSFSSSKSHNKQSIPKHQSYYVSLSDYNNPKRLYTLSVPTAKTQLLLNETSYATKSVPSVGSMTSKDTLFLDDKTYPSVSTVHTLSTDENDHTTTKHTRISSENTKNRVRNNQISRDHFRMPMAQKKNVNSNVSGQVSTKYTRGPLKTGNNTSSNILTKYIKDLPQHTIRNEGNYNVWQKYPFIPIEDSTNADKNNQTSIKYTRVSWKQPTDTNDNHKLSTEYVRISMNHTQTTNGHSQKSTKGTKVPKEHTSTVASYHSMASNWPKWTKTVATENVHRISSTNGPDYISTSNDMQNTTNPHVNTEYTLGAVRRNNSSIILPKIPDVTRKSYGPDIIKNTDFVGTTTRKPAIQEPTIYGPSSEVVFIDLRKGSNPPITDSKSANAHDSLPKNRVMTTFKITSKIRKPSDHLYPFSFTNNQPHEAVKSSENIFDMKVRPGFLTTIRPLWPLAKSSHGQLDLLNNNLADISSTSSNPPQEIPDLEINPTTSEADDMVPNQTDSNINDELVIGIVLGVLALALLAVTVITITYHKVFCYHWKQMNNRRSTRVPANNIVFSTCSSRASSRIEIPKPTTEEMTSIDSDSTQGSLDSSISKKYSSNTSKNTKV; via the exons ATGCCGGAGTTAATAAGAAATAACTTACCAAGAGGTTTTACgataatgagaaaatatttccTTCTACCACATCTTTTGTGTTGTATGCAAG ttttacttgttatttttaatacgGCTGTTCCAGTCTGTGATTGCCACACGACTTTATGGAATATTTCACCAAAAAGATTTAATGTTGGATCATCTAAGAATTCAAATATTAATCACGCCAATCCATCAAGTATTTATGGCAAACCACGTACGCAGACTGTGGATGAAGAAAGTGTGGCAATTTCTGAACCAAGTTCTATTATAACATCTTATCGTCGACGTCACGGGAGCTCTCCACAAGCCTTCCAAATCTCTAAAAAGGACATAATGCCCTTCAGTTTGGAAGATGCTATATCTTCAGGATATTTCACTCAAGCTTGGCCTATCAGTATCAAAAGTCCGGTTAAGACGAAGATTCATATCAGTTACGAAGCTGATAGAACAGACGATGGTCAGTCTCGTTATCAATCTTATGCTCCGTCGACTTCTTCACATCCCTTAGGTTCTATAAATAACCATAATGTGCGTTTTAGACTGAGACCCTCGGGGTTCCAGAGTTCCTTGGGAGATTCTGAAACATTCCTTCCATCGAAAGGTTTCACCCCTGAACCTCAAGATTACAGCTGGAATGATAACTACTACTATTATGACTGGCCGTTTCACAGTCACAACACTGATTCTGATGGCAAAGGCACCATTGGGGGTAGTATCGGCGGCTCTTTAGAAGGAAGCAATCCTGGAACTGACAACGATATGATGGTTTATGATAAGGCAGGAGGACCTTCCTCATTTTCATCTTCTAAATCTCATAATAAACAAAGCATCCCAAAACACCAGAGCTATTACGTTTCATTATCTGATTACAATAATCCAAAAAGATTATACACTTTGTCTGTACCGACTGCCAAAACTCAACTTTTGTTAAATGAAACTTCTTATGCAACTAAAAGCGTTCCATCAGTAGGTTCGATGACATCCAAAGACACACTATTTTTAGATGACAAAACATACCCAAGTGTTTCTACAGTGCATACATTAAGTACTGATGAAAACGACCATACGACAACAAAACATACCAGAATTTCTtcagaaaacacaaaaaatcGAGTTCGAAATAATCAAATATCAAGAGATCACTTCAGAATGCCAATGGCGCAGAAGAAAAATGTCAACAGCAATGTCAGTGGCCAAGTATCAACAAAATATACAAGGGGTCCTTTGAAAACAGGGAATAACACATCAAGTAACATCTTGACAAAGTATATCAAGGATCTTCCACAACACACAATCAGAAATGAGGGAAATTACAATGTTTGGCAAAAATATCCATTCATACCCATAGAAGATTCAACGAATGCTGATAAGAACAATCAGACGTCAATAAAATACACCAGAGTTTCTTGGAAGCAGCCAACAGACACTAATGACAATCATAAGCTGTCCACAGAATATGTAAGAATTTCTATGAATCACACGCAAACCACTAATGGACATTCCCAGAAGTCAACAAAAGGAACCAAAGTTCCTAAAGAACACACGAGCACTGTCGCATCTTACCACAGTATGGCAAGTAACTGGCCGAAGTGGACAAAAACAGTAGCCACAGAAAACGTCCACCGAATCAGCAGCACAAATGGGCCAGACTATATTAGTACAAGTAATGACATGCAAAATACAACCAATCCACATGTCAATACAGAATATACACTGGGTGCTGTTAGAAGAAACAATAGTAGTATAATTTTACCAAAAATCCCTGATGTTACAAGGAAGTCCTATGGTCCTGATATAATCAAGAACACAGATTTTGTAGGCACCACTACAAGAAAGCCAGCTATTCAAGAACCTACCATCTATGGTCCTTCATCAGAAGTGGTGTTTATTGACCTAAGAAAAGGTTCAAACCCTCCAATTACAGACAGCAAGTCTGCTAATGCACATGATTCTCTTCCTAAAAATCGTGTTATGACTACCTTTAAGATCACTTCGAAGATTCGAAAACCAAGTGATCACTTATACCCATTCAGTTTCACAAACAATCAACCGCACGAAGCCGTAAAGAGTAGTGAAAACATTTTTGACATGAAGGTTCGACCTGGATTTTTGACAACGATTCGTCCATTGTGGCCTCTAGCAAAATCTTCTCATGGACAATTagatttgttaaacaacaacTTAGCTGATATATCCTCAACATCTTCCAATCCCCCTCAAGAAATTCCTGACTTAGAAATTAATCCCACCACTAGTGAAGCTGACGATATGGTTCCTAATCAAACAGATTCCAACATAAATGATGAACTGGTTATTGGCATTGTATTAGGAGTCTTGGCTCTGGCACTTCTTGCTG TGACAGTCATAACTATAACATATCACAAGGTGTTTTGTTACCATTGGAAACAAATGAACAACAGACGTTCGACACGTGTTCCAGCGAATAATATCGTGTTCTCCACGTGCAGCAGTCGTGCTTCCAGTCGCATTGAAATTCCCAAA CCAACCACCGAAGAGATGACCTCCATAGACAGTGATTCCACCCAGGGTAGCCTTGACTCTTCTATTTCCAAGAAATACTCATCGAATACCAGTAAAAATACGAAAGTTTGA